The Candidatus Nitronereus thalassa genome includes the window CAATGTGACCTGCCAATGGGCAACTTTTCCCTGATCAATATCTCCTCGGGTTTCCACAACCTGAAACCACCGCATATGGCGTAGGGTCTTGGACGCTTTCGCAATCGCATTCCGAATGGCGTCCTCTTCAGTCGTTGTTGAACTCCCAGTCAACTCAAGAACCTTATACACATGATCGTCCATTATTTTTACCTCATCGCAATCAACCATTAATTGCGCTCATCCATGCAACCGCGAAAGCAACAATCTGGTCACATAGACGATCGCCTCGGTTTGGGATTCATAATCGTTCTATGATGTTCCCCAAAGTTTTCTCCATGAACTCCTAGCAGACTCAAGAGTAGGATTCAGCCTGTTGAGTCTGCCTGCTAAACTGTCTGGAATGTCTTCCAACCAGGGCATCGAGGCTCCATGCTCCAGGACCAAACACATAGACATAGAGCAGCCCTCCCATCATCGCGATATTTTTGAGAAACAT containing:
- a CDS encoding dodecin, producing MDDHVYKVLELTGSSTTTEEDAIRNAIAKASKTLRHMRWFQVVETRGDIDQGKVAHWQVTLKVGFTLEDEEDETPP